The genomic DNA GACTTTCGGATATGCCGCAGTTACAATGGCCGACCTCCCCAACATCGGCCCCCGCCCGCTGCGGCACATTCGAAGGAACACCACGTTGACTCGGCTCCTACCCCTCGTATTCATCCTCAGTTTCCATGCGATCGCTGCGGGGCAAGAGACAGCCCCCGCGGCGATGCCCGCCCAACAAGCTGTTGCCGAAATGAAGCTGCCCGACGGCTTCGGTGCCACGGTTTTCGCAGCCGAACCGGACGTCGTGCAACCGATCGCAATGACGATCGACACGCGTGGACGGCTGTGGGTCGTCGAGTGCACCTCTTATCCCGATTGGCAGGACATCGGCGTCGACGAGGGCAAAGATCGTGTCCTGATTTTTGAAGACACCGACGGCGACGGACGCCACGATCGGCGAACCGTCTTCTTGGACAACGGTCGCAATCTTTCGGGCATCGAAGTCGGATTTGGCGGAGTCTATCTGTGCAGCTCGCCCGACCTGATCTTCATTCCCGATGCCGACGGCGACGACATTCCCGATGGCCCTGCGGAAACGCTGCTGTCGGGCTTCTCGCTGAAGATGAAGCACAACGTTTTCAACGGCTTGCATTGGGGACCCGATGGCTGGCTGTACGGCATGCATGGCATCCTCGATGTCAGCCAAGTCACCAACCCTTCTAAACCGGACCAACCACCGGTACCGATGACATGTGGAGTCTGGCGATTCCATCCGACTGAAAAAGTCTTCGAACCCTACTGCGCAGGGAGCACCAATCCGTGGGGCATCGACTGGAATTCAGTCGGCCAAGCCTTCTTCACCAACTGTGTGATCGAGCACGTCTTCCATGCGATTCCCGGCGCCCGCTTCAAACGAATGTTTGGCAACGACCTGAATCCGAACACCTTCACGTTGATGGATTCCTGCGCCGACCACATCCACTGGGCCGGCGGCTATTGGAACGTTTCGATCGGTGGCAAACATGACGACGCCGGCGGCGGACACGCCCATTGCGGCGCGATGATCTACCAAGGGGACAACTGGCCGGAGAAGTACCGAGACAAACTGTACACGATCAACATCCACGGTCGGCGAATGAACTGCGACCGGCTGATCGCATCGCCCGATGGTTACGTCGCCAGTCACGACGCCGACTTCATGCAGTCGGTCGATCCCTTCTTCCGCGGCGTCGAGATGAAATACGGCCCCGACGGAACCGTTTACGTCCTCGACTGGAACGACACCGGCGAGTGCCACGACTTCGTCGACATCCACGTCGAGACCGGGCGGATCTTCAAGATCGCTTACGGCACGCCGCGGCAATGGTCGGGCGACCTGAACGCTCTGCCGGACGATCAATTGCTGGAACTGCAGAACCATGAAAACGCCTGGTTCATGCAGACCGCCCGGCGCGTGCTGCAACATCGCGTTGCCACGCAGCCCGACAACAAACAACTGGCATCGAAAATCGTCCAAGCCTATCGCGATGTGCCCCTCGAAAATTCGCGGCTCAAGTTGCGGATGCTGTGGCTGACCGCCGCCTGCGGCCTTGCCGATCGATCGATCCTGCAAGAGGCGGCCCGCGGCGACATCAACTTGCAAGCCTGGGCGACGCGACTGGCGAGCGAAGATGCTTCGATCGCCGCGGGAAGGATCCAAACCGCCAACCAATCCGCCGGCTTGCTGCTGCAAGAACAAGTTGCCGCCGCGATCCGTCGCGACGATGCCTCGATCGAAAACATCACTCCCGAACTCGTTGCGAACATCGCCGACGAAAAGCTCCGCAAGCGGTTGCTGCAGTTGATGTGGTATGCGATCGAACCGCGATTCAACGCCGAAACGTTGCAGCAGGATCCCGCGGCGATCCAGTCGCTGAGCCAACAATACGCAGCCTTCGAACCACCGATTTTGGCCCACTGCATCTCGCAAAAACTGGCAGCGATCGATGCGCACGATCTCGTTCTGACCGTCGCTGCATCGGCCCAGTGCCCACCGGCTTCCAGAGAATCGCTGATCTCGGGACTGCTGGAAGCGCTGCGAGGACGTTCTATCGACGCCCCGCAAGCTTGGTCCGAAGCGCGTGACAGCTTGCTGGATGGATCGATTCAAAGTAATCGACTGGGCTATGAGCTGGCGCTCATCTTTGGCGACGCATCGGCCCGGAAGCAACTGGCCGCCGCGCTGACTGGCGAAGCGGAAGACGCTCAAAACGCCTTCGACTTGTTGGTCCAGTATTCCGACGCTGACACCGCCGCCGTCGTCCAGCAGGGACTGAAACTGCGGTCGCTGCGCACGCAAGCCCTTCGCGCCCTGGGCAACGTCGAACTTCCCGACACCGCCGCGGAGCTGATCGCCGACTTTGGCAACCTGCCCGCCGACCAACAGACCGCATTGATCGATGCGATGGTCACGCGGAACAGCTACGCCAAACGACTGTTGAGTGCGATCGAAAACAAGCAGGTTCCCGAAACGGTCCTGACGACATTCGCCGTTGGACAATTGAGTCGCCTGAAAGACAAAGCCGTCCAAGATCAGCTCCGCAAGATCTACGGCACGGTCACCGCGACCGACGCGACACGCAACCGCCAGATCGACCAGATGAAGCGGATGCTGACCGAAGACGCGATCGCGGGGGCGGACCTGCACGCGGGCAAGCAGGTCTTTGTGCAGAAGTGTGCGACCTGTCATAAGCTGCTAAACGAAGGAGGCACGATCGGTCCGGATCTTACCGGCGGTCAACGCAAGAGCGTCGAATACTTCTTGGAAAACGTGATCTCGCCGAACACATTGGTCCCGATGGCTTACAAGATGAGCACGATCGAAACGATCGACGGACGCGTATTGGCCGGCGTGATCGAATCGCAGGATGGCCAACGCGTGGTCCTGCAGACGCCAAAAGAAAAGATCACGCTCGCCAAAGACGATATCGAAGAGATCACGGCGACCGGAGTTTCGCTGATGCCCGAAGGACTGTTGGACGACTTGACGCACCAACAGATCATCGACCTCTCGGCCTACTTCCAGTCCGACTTCACTCCAGTGCAGTGACCGGAACACTTCACCCTCCCCAAACGCAGTTTGCGGGGGAGGGTCGAACGAGCGGAGCGATGTTCGGGGAGGGGAGTTCTTGAGTCAAATCCCGGCCGGTCGATGGTTGCTGGTAAGCCCTCCCCAAAAAACTCGCTAAACGCTTGTTTTTCGACCCTCCCAGCTCCGCCGGGCGGGTGAAGTTGGACGTCGCCGGCAGCACTTCACCCTCCCCCAAACGCAGTTTGCGGGGGAGGGTCGAACGAGCGAAGCGATGTTCGGGGAGGGGAGTTCTTGAGTCCAATCCCGGCCGGTCGATGGTTGCTGGTAAGCCCTCCCCGAAAAACTCGCTAAACGCTTGTTTTTCGACCCTCCCAGCTCCGCTAGGCGGGTGCAGGCTGCGCCAGTCGCGATCAGGGCGACAGGTAGCGGAAGAAGTTACGAATCGGTTGGTTCGGGACGTAAACGGTCGGCTGGCCGATGATTCCGCGACCGACTTGGACGTTGGGATAGGGCGATCCCAAGGCGACCAACGGACGATAGCCGGCGTTGTTGGGTGCGTAGGCGTTGGGAGCCAGATCGGGTGTGATGACCGGTGGCGTGTAGGTGTTCGGCGGCACGTAAACCTGTGGCGAGACGGCACTTGTCTGTGCGACGTTTCCGCAATCCCAGGCCCCGCCAGCGGTCCAAGTCGATGCTGGCGAAATGGCTGAGCTGGTTCCCATCGAAGCAAACGGCTGCCCCGAGACCTGTTGCTGTGGCAGCGGATATTGCTGCTGCGGTTGAGGATACAACGTCTGCGGGTAAGTCGGCTGCGTCTGCCCGTATTGCGGTTGCGCTAAGGTTGGCGGCGGAGCGATACTTGGAGCGATCGGCTGCTGCGGATTCTGAAAGGTCTGCGGTGGTTGCCCCTGAACCGACAGATTCTGTTGGTTGTTAAATGGGTTCGCTGGCACTTGGTATTGACCACCTGGGAGTGCTGGTTGCGCGAGCTGCTGTTGATCGCCAGGCACTTGGTAGGCGGTCTGCTGGATCGGGCTCGGTTGCAAAGGATACTGCTGCGCCGGGTATTGGCCCATCTGCGCACTGGCGACATTCACCGGCGCGGCGGGCTGCGGATTGGACTGAAAACCGCGCGGGCGATACCGATCGACGATGCTCGGCGCATCGATTGGACGAATCGCGCTGGACGGATTGGCTTGCGCGGCGGGAGCCGCGTTGCGCGAACCCCAAGCGTCTTGAGCGTATTGCCCGACCGCAACGCCTTGCAGCAGCAGCAGCGTGGTTGCGAGTAGTGTCAGTGGGTTTCGAGCAATCATCGTCATCCTCCAATCGGCATTCCTGTGCGAGCGAACATCGCTTGTAAATCGCATCGTTATCTTTCGGCAATGCCAATCGAAAGACAAGGCTAGCAAATCTCGGCTCGATCGATCGCCCAACGCCAACGGCCGCGCGTACAATCCGAACCGCAAACGTGCTATCATGCGATCTGTTTGCGAGAGTCCCGCCAGTCGGCGGCGACGTTCTTCAGCCATCCAGCACGCGGATGCTTGTCTCGCGATAGGGGCTCACCCCCGCAGGACAGTTTTTCAGTCCTTCAGTTTTTGTCTGAACCGGAACCGCGTGTGACCAAGCCCGACCAACCACCGCCCCCCATCGCCCGTGCGATCGCGATGTTCACGCTTATCGTGGCTGGGGAAGCTGTCTTCTTTTTGCCGTTTGTGCTGCCTCGGGTCTTTAGGCCGACTCTGCTGGAAGTCTTTCAGCTGACGAACCTCGAACTGGGGATCGCGTTTTCGCTGTACGGCGTCGTGGCGATGATCGCCTATTTCCCCGGCGGCCCGCTGGCAGACCTGTTCTCGGCGCGGAAGCTGATGGCTGTGGCGCTGCTAGCGACCGCCGCTGGCGGCTTGCTGCTAGCATCGATCCCTTCGCTCGGCGGCCTCAAACTACTTTACGGTTTCTGGGGTGCCACCACGATCCTGCTGTTTTGGGCACCGTTGATTCGAGCGACGCGAGCCTGGGGCGGCGCGATGCTCCCCGGCCGCGCCTTCGGATTCCTCGACGGAGGACGTGGCCTCGTCGCTGCGGCGATCGGCAGCGGAGCCGTCGCGTTGTTCGCGCTGTTGATGCCCGAAGATGTCCAAACGGCATCCGCGGCTCAACGAACCCACGCCTTCCAACAAGTCGTCTACCTGTTCACAGGGATCACGCTGGCCGCTGCGGCGCTGGTCTGGTTCGCATTGCCGCGGCAGGGAGAACCGTCGGATCCAATCGAACTCAAACGCCCGCTGGGTGCGGTCCGCCGCGTACTAAAGATGCCGACGGTGTGGTTGCAAGCGATCGTTGTCGTCAGTGCCTACGTCGGCTACAAGGGCCTCGACAATATCTCGCTCTACGCGCACGAGGTGCTGGAGTTCGACGAAGTGCAAGCGGCTCAGGTCGGCACGCTTTCGATGTGGATGCGTCCCGTGGCAGCAGTCGCCGCGGGCCTGCTAGCCGATCGCTTTGGCGTCGCCCGACTGACGATCTTGAGCCTGCTGGGATTCGGAATCGGCAGCGGCATGTTGGCCGTCGGAGCTTTCCCGCCGGGTATGTCGATGTTCTTCTTTGCCACGATGGTCAGCACCAGCGCCTGCGTTTTCGCGTTGCGAGGGCTCTACTTTGCCATGATGGAAGAAGGCCGCGTGCCGTTTGGCGACACGGGCTGCGCGGTCGGCATCGTCTCGGTCATCGGCTTCACGCCCGACGTCTTCATGGGACCTTGGATGGGCATCCTGTTGGATCGTTGGCCGGGGGAACTTGGCCACCAATACTTCTTCGCATCCCTCGCAGTCGCCGCCACGATCGGGCTGATCGCATCGATCGCCTTCTCGCGGATCGTCCGTGGTTTGATTTGAAGTGGATATTTCTGTTGTCGATCGACGCCAGTTCGTGAGTGCTCGGTTGACGCACGATCGCTGCGTAGCGAAGTGATTTCAGAGGGCTGACAATTGGCCGGCGCAGCAGTGCTAAATCAGGTCGACAATGCTTCCGAATTCGGGATCGATCAGTCGGCGGTAGGTGCGGACGGCGAAGCGGTCGGTCATTTGCGCCAGCGTGTCGCAGAGGATTCGCGCCGCGGTCCGCTGGTCGCCGTCGGCCTCTCGCAGTGCCATTTCGGTTTCGGGGGGCAGCAGACGTAGCGGACGCTTGCGACCGCCGAGGTAGTTGTCGGCAAATATTTTATACAGTTCGCCGAGGACGCGGGCCGCTTTGTGGTCCAGTTGTTGCAACTGAGGCGCGCGGAATACAAGATCCAACGCGATGCGTTTGTACAGCCGCGACTCGGCCGCCGCTTCCGGAGCGACGGTCACGTCGTACCGGTATCGCGCGGTATGGGCGGACATGAAGTTGTCGGTGGCGGCGACGATGTCAGCCGCAGCAATGAAGTCGCCGACTTTGCGTCCCATTAAAGGTTCCAGTCGCCGCCGACGGATTGCACTGCAGAGATCCTTTATGTGTTGTCCGTCCTGGTCGGTGATGTCATTGGTTTCCGCCCAACGTTCCAGTTGTTCCAGATTGATGAAGCCCGCGTTGTTGCCGTCGACGATATCGTTCAACGAATAGGCGGTGTCGTCGGCCCAGTCCATGATCTGGCATTCGACCGATTTGAAACCGTTGCGTTCCTGGCCGGGGGCCAGTTGAGATAAGAACCTGTCGTTGCCAAACGCGAACGCCAGGAAACGTTGCTGAGAATCGTAGACGAAGTGATTGTCGGCGTGCGGCGTCTCCGCGAGGAGTGTTTTGTATTTAAGCGTTGCGTCCAAGAATCCTCGCGATGGATTCATGCCGCGTGTGCCATAGATCGTCTCGGTCAACAGACGCAGTGTTTGTGCGTTCCCTTCGAATCCTCCATGGTCGCGCATCAGATCGTGCAACACACGCTCGCCGGCGTGACCGAAGGGGGGATGGCCGATATCGTGCGACAGACAGGCGGCCTCGACCAGATCGGGATCGATAAAGTGATCGTCGCCCATCGAGTCGTTCGTCGCTTTGAGTCGACCGCAGATTGAACGGCCGATCTGCGCGACTTCCAAAGAATGCGTCAAACGCGTGCGGTAAAAGTCGTATTCGCCCGACAGGAAAACCTGCGTTTTGCTCTGCAATCTGCGGAATGCGGAGGTATACAGGATCCGGTCTCGGTCGATCTGAAAGGGCGTGCGGTAGTCGTCGGGCCGCTGTCCGCCGGCACCCGAGAGAGGTTCGATATCGAACGCGTTGTAAAATGTGTTGGCCATCGTAGGGTCGCGATTGAAGGAAAGGACAGGTTCGCTCGCTGTTGTACCAGAAAACCTGACTTGCCCCTGATCGGAACCGTACACACCAAAAAAAACGCCCCGATCCGATCGAGGCGTTTTTCTATAGGCACAGATTCTGAACGGTGCAGGTCTCGATTACCCCGGTCCGCCCGATTTTTTTAGGTCAAAGTCGACGTCCGCGTTCGAACCCGGTTGAACGTCGACGGTCAGTTCGGAGTCCACGTTGTACATCGCCGGAATCAGCTCTTTTTGAGGTGCAACGCCTTCGCCTTCCACCGTAGCGACCGTGATGCGGACAACGTTCTTACCGACGATCGCACCGGGGCGATCGGCCATGTAGGTGAGTTCGTAAAGTCCGCTGGCATCGGTCTTGCCGTGGGATGGACGGTCGTCCTCGTGATAAAACGAAACGAGTGCATTGGGCAATGGTTCGCCATCAAAGGTGACCGTGCCGGACACCGCGGCCAATCGTGGTCCCCCGCTACCGCCACAACCCAGGGTAACGCAGGCAAGGGCGATGAAAACGAAGGTCGATATGCGAGCTGCTGATAAGTCTATGACGTTCATGGATAAGTAGCCAAATGATGGAATTAAGTCGGAGTGCAACTAGTACGGGCCGATCACTTCGCCCCCGTCCATCGTTCCGAGCGCGGCTTGGAGACGCAGCGGAATGGACTCCGACATGAAAGTGACGCTGGCGTCGCCGCGGATGAATTGAGCGCCACCTGGATGCAAGCTGCTTGGGTTGTAAGCGCTTGAGCCATTGATGACGTAATCCGTGTCGTTCGACGAACGCTCCATTCGCATCCGAACCTGGAATTGCGATATGCTGCCGGAAATGCTGCCGCCGAAGTCGTTCTGATAGCCGATCCATAACGAGCCCGCGGGTCCGCCGATCGTGCATCGCTCTGCCACCATGATCGTGTTGCTTAAACCATCGATGATGTCGCGGAATTGTGTCGCCGAGTTGTCGGTGAAAATCGACGCTCTGTCGGAACCGCCCGCCCCATTGGTCGCGACAGGATCGGAACCGTTGTAATACGCCGAGTAGACGCCGACATAGTTGGATTTTGCGAAGTAGATTCCGCCGGTTCCGCCCAGCTTCCTATTCAGGTCCCCGCCTGGGTCCGAAGGACAAAGGAAGGCACTTACGGGAGATTGCGCGAGCGGTGGGTTGTTTCCGACGCCGTTTGTCGTGACTTCCAGAATGTCCTCCCACGGCTGATCGAACGCACCCGCTGTGGAAAGCGAATCGAACAAGGGGCCTTGTTCCATGAACGGCAGAATCATCGTTCCCCAAGCTAGTTGATTGCTTGTCACGATACCTGGCGGCAGCTTCCGGTAGGTGTCGTGGTAATTGTGAAGCGAAAGTCCAATCTGCTTCATGTTGTTGCTGCAGCTCATGCGCCGCGCCGCTTCGCGAGCCGCCTGAACCGCTGGTAACAATAGCCCAACCAAGATGCCAATAATCGCGATTACAACCAGGAGCTCCACCAACGTGAAGCCACTCTCTTTTTTTGCTTTCATCAGGAATCCCTAATACTAAATAGAAACGAAAAAAACGGGTGAGTTGATTTTTTTGGGGGAAACGCATTCGCCGTATCCTCCCCTCTGAGCGCAACTCATTCGACAGAAGTCGCATTGCAAAGAATTTGTGCCGCATTAGAAATGCGTACATCCCAGAGCACTGAAGCGTGCGGGGAGTAGATTAGTTGCTGTGGATTATATCGGTACGTTAGCAGTGAGGCAATGGATCTTTTCTCACACTTAGTAGATTCCTCATCGAAGCGTCGTGTAGGAATAGGAGGGTGAGCATGTATAGAAAGTGCTGATGTGGGGTATTGAGTTATACAGAAGTGGGGTTAGTGAGAAGGTTGTTCTATAGTTAAATGTTGATGCGGTGGTAGCTTGTGTGGTGTGAGGCGAGTATCCATAGGTGTCGTGTTTGTTGGCTGTGGTGCGGTGCGGTCCCGTGGGGGCTCTTTCACTGAAGTTGGTAGTAGTTGTGGTGGTCTGTTATTCGTCGTTTGTGGTGTGGCTTGGTTTTTAGTTAGCTCGTGTGGTGTGTTGAGTGTTCCTGGGAGGATGGTTTTCGGAGGTGTGAACTGCACGAGTGTGGGTGAATTGTGGAGTTGCTCGCTGGCGTAGTCGGAAGTGGGGGGCGTGTGGTCCGTGTGGGAGTTGGAAGCCGGGCGGAAGCAAGAGGGGGCGGAAGGCAATGTGTGCAGGGTGTGGCTGACGCAGAGGCGACGAAGGCACGCGACTTATTCATGGCGTTGGATTCGGCAACGGGAGACCATCGCTGCGGAGAGATCGGCAGGAGGTTCGTTCCTGACTTGTGGCGCGGCGTACAAGGTCTTCGCGTTCGGCTCGCGGTGGTGAACGCTTCGGCAAGCGCTCTCCCACGCTATCGGTAGCCTGATTCTCAAAGACGCCCGATTGCGCGCGTGGTAGGGGATTCCATCAAATCGGCATCGATCGTCGATTGGCTTGGCCGCCGAGCTGCTCGAGCGAGCAGCGACGTTAGCGACCTGAAACGCAAAAAGGCTTGGAGCGGATGTTCCAAGCCTTTTTGCGTATTTTGTACTCTCGGAAGCGGCTCACCAGTGCACGTTGTGAAGCCACGAAGAAGATGAGTACCCCCGAAGGGATTCGAACCCATTCAGAACCATTGTGTTTTGATGGTTTTCTAGCGGTCTTGTGCGCTTTCTGTGCGCCTGGACGTTTACCGTCCATTCCGTCCAAATTCGACAACGCAACCGTCCACCCCTTTCGCAGCCGCTAACTTTCTAGCACTCGACTTGGGAACACCAACAAACCACGCCTGCCGATGCGAATCGACCGGCCACCCCGCTGTCCCAAGTCGAGTTGGAGCAGCGGGGTTTTTTTGTGGACTTACGTTTCGCCTGTGTTGCTGAGTGGAAGGGCCCCTGATGAAAGAATCACTTTCAAACCGCGTCGCATTCTTGCGACTTCGAATCACACGCATCGTGATGCCGTGGCGACGAGTCGACCGTTTGGCGTCTCGCGTTGCCGTGCTTGAATCGAACGTTGTGTATCTCGCACACGAGAACCAACGGTTGATAGGGCACTTGAAGTTCTACGCGGTCCAGCTCAAAGAGTTGGGCGAACGGCTGAACGATCAGACAGTCAAGCAGAGTCCCAGCTTCGAACCAAGCAACAACTGAGGTGGGGTATGTCACGCGGATTGAACGTCGTAATTCTGGCGATGCAATCAGGGTTCTTGGTTTTCGGATTGAACGAAAGCCACCTTTCCATGACTGCGGTCGCTGCGTTCGGAGTTGGCTTCTCGCTGTCGGTATTGGTCCGCAATTAACGCGATGGCTCGAATTGGAATAGCTGGAATTCTGGCGTCACTGAATTGGAGTCAACCAACACGATGTGCCCGTACTCTTTTTGCCCGATCGGAAACACGCAGCGGAGCGTGAGTGACTCACCAGGTTTAACGATGATTGCAGGATCCATGAAGAACGAACAGTCAGACGTCAAATCGCATCGCGAGAAATCAATTGTTTGCGATCGACTTCGCTCGGCAGCGATCACCGTTCGGTGTGGCGGTATCGATCCGCCGTTGTTCGACGTCACCTGTGGCACGGTCCGTTGTAGCCCAAATCCGAACAACACGAGGTCGCGACCACCGTTGTTCTGGATGATGCAGTTGGACGTGTCTTCCGCGATGCGAATTGTACGCAGTACCACAAGCTGTGGTGATTCCCGCCACTGCTTGACCGTGTCCAGTTCGATCGTCAATGCATTCTCCTTGTTGGCGATGAACTGTGCACATTGTGAGGCCTTGTCGGCCGCAGCGTTGCCTGAACTGATCTGCCATGCAGCTATCACAACGGCCACCACGGCACCGATCGCGGCGATAGCACATTGCACAACGCATCCGAAATTGTCGTTGTCGTTCATTGAATCAGGATCCATTTGCATTGCTTCGGTCGGCGAAAGTGCCTCACGTCTCCTGTTTTCCAGAGAATCCAAAACGATCGCAATCCCTGGGCGGTTGAACCTTCTGCAAATGGTCAAAAAGGGTTGTGCCCGTGGCGAATGAACCAACCCGAATTGAACGAGATGGAACTTCGGGATCGCTGCGTCCCAACCAACCAAACCAAGAGACCAAAACGATGCAAGTGACGATGGAATCGACCGACGTAAAACTCGACATCGACGGCGTCCCGTGCCGGCTATGGAACGGCGTCACCCCCGGTGGCGTGACATGTTTGGTGATGGTGCATCGCATCGGCGTTCACGCATTGGACGACGATAGTGAGTTTTCTGAGTTGGAGCCAAGGCCCGGCAAACTCACCTGTGTTGACTATGAGCTATTGCGTGCGGTCCTTGAAACTGCCGAGAGCGACGACGCTGTCATGCGAGGCTTCGACCAGCAGGTGATCACCGATCTACGGGAGATTCTGCAGCGATGAGTCATACCGCCGAATTGAGTCTGAAGAACTTGCATCTGTTGTCGCCCGATCTGGCAACCGACTTCAGCGAACAGTTGCACGCGGCCGTGGTGGATTGTCGGCAACGACCAAGCTTGGCAGAGAAACGCGAAGTGACGATCAAGCTGATCGTGCAACCACACCCGGAAGATCCCGACGACGTCACGATCCAACCGGTCACGTCGCGAAAAACGCCAGCACGAAAGATCGACGTGGTTCGCGCACGGCGAACCACGCGCAATCAACTGCAATTCGACTTCGATGAAGAGTTGTTGTGAACGCCCGTAAACAAAGCGACGTTCGTTTGGGATGCGGTGGCTGTCTATGCCCCAGCCACCGTGCAGGTTCGAAACCTGCCGTCGCTTTTGGTGAATTGTATTTGTTTGTTCAATCGTAAGGAGTTAGCAGGATGTTAGTCCTAGCCAGAAACCCAGGCCAATCGATATACATTTGTGGCAAAGTGATCCGCGTTACCGTGGTTCGTGTTCTCGGAAACCGCATCTACCTTGGATTCGACGCGCCTCGCGAAGTTGACATCGTGCGAAGTGAGCTGGTTGACGATTTGGGTGACGATGGAGACTCCGCGAATATCAAAGTGGAGGCCTGAAGCGATGGTCGCCTACAACTTCCAAAGCCAGTTCGTCGATGCGATCGAATCAGGTACCAAATCGCATACAGTACGCCGGATAAGCAAACGGCGACATGCACGCGAAGGCGATCGATTGCAGCTCTACACCGGCATGCGAACGAAAGCATGCCGCAAGATCCTCGATCCGGATCCTGTCTGCTTGAAGGTGCAAAACATCGTGTTGGAGGTTGGCGACGAATCAATCGTTGCCGCTGAGATC from Rosistilla carotiformis includes the following:
- a CDS encoding MFS transporter translates to MTKPDQPPPPIARAIAMFTLIVAGEAVFFLPFVLPRVFRPTLLEVFQLTNLELGIAFSLYGVVAMIAYFPGGPLADLFSARKLMAVALLATAAGGLLLASIPSLGGLKLLYGFWGATTILLFWAPLIRATRAWGGAMLPGRAFGFLDGGRGLVAAAIGSGAVALFALLMPEDVQTASAAQRTHAFQQVVYLFTGITLAAAALVWFALPRQGEPSDPIELKRPLGAVRRVLKMPTVWLQAIVVVSAYVGYKGLDNISLYAHEVLEFDEVQAAQVGTLSMWMRPVAAVAAGLLADRFGVARLTILSLLGFGIGSGMLAVGAFPPGMSMFFFATMVSTSACVFALRGLYFAMMEEGRVPFGDTGCAVGIVSVIGFTPDVFMGPWMGILLDRWPGELGHQYFFASLAVAATIGLIASIAFSRIVRGLI
- a CDS encoding carbon storage regulator; the protein is MLVLARNPGQSIYICGKVIRVTVVRVLGNRIYLGFDAPREVDIVRSELVDDLGDDGDSANIKVEA
- a CDS encoding carboxypeptidase-like regulatory domain-containing protein, encoding MSGTVTFDGEPLPNALVSFYHEDDRPSHGKTDASGLYELTYMADRPGAIVGKNVVRITVATVEGEGVAPQKELIPAMYNVDSELTVDVQPGSNADVDFDLKKSGGPG
- the dgt gene encoding dGTP triphosphohydrolase is translated as MANTFYNAFDIEPLSGAGGQRPDDYRTPFQIDRDRILYTSAFRRLQSKTQVFLSGEYDFYRTRLTHSLEVAQIGRSICGRLKATNDSMGDDHFIDPDLVEAACLSHDIGHPPFGHAGERVLHDLMRDHGGFEGNAQTLRLLTETIYGTRGMNPSRGFLDATLKYKTLLAETPHADNHFVYDSQQRFLAFAFGNDRFLSQLAPGQERNGFKSVECQIMDWADDTAYSLNDIVDGNNAGFINLEQLERWAETNDITDQDGQHIKDLCSAIRRRRLEPLMGRKVGDFIAAADIVAATDNFMSAHTARYRYDVTVAPEAAAESRLYKRIALDLVFRAPQLQQLDHKAARVLGELYKIFADNYLGGRKRPLRLLPPETEMALREADGDQRTAARILCDTLAQMTDRFAVRTYRRLIDPEFGSIVDLI
- a CDS encoding PVC-type heme-binding CxxCH protein, with amino-acid sequence MTRLLPLVFILSFHAIAAGQETAPAAMPAQQAVAEMKLPDGFGATVFAAEPDVVQPIAMTIDTRGRLWVVECTSYPDWQDIGVDEGKDRVLIFEDTDGDGRHDRRTVFLDNGRNLSGIEVGFGGVYLCSSPDLIFIPDADGDDIPDGPAETLLSGFSLKMKHNVFNGLHWGPDGWLYGMHGILDVSQVTNPSKPDQPPVPMTCGVWRFHPTEKVFEPYCAGSTNPWGIDWNSVGQAFFTNCVIEHVFHAIPGARFKRMFGNDLNPNTFTLMDSCADHIHWAGGYWNVSIGGKHDDAGGGHAHCGAMIYQGDNWPEKYRDKLYTINIHGRRMNCDRLIASPDGYVASHDADFMQSVDPFFRGVEMKYGPDGTVYVLDWNDTGECHDFVDIHVETGRIFKIAYGTPRQWSGDLNALPDDQLLELQNHENAWFMQTARRVLQHRVATQPDNKQLASKIVQAYRDVPLENSRLKLRMLWLTAACGLADRSILQEAARGDINLQAWATRLASEDASIAAGRIQTANQSAGLLLQEQVAAAIRRDDASIENITPELVANIADEKLRKRLLQLMWYAIEPRFNAETLQQDPAAIQSLSQQYAAFEPPILAHCISQKLAAIDAHDLVLTVAASAQCPPASRESLISGLLEALRGRSIDAPQAWSEARDSLLDGSIQSNRLGYELALIFGDASARKQLAAALTGEAEDAQNAFDLLVQYSDADTAAVVQQGLKLRSLRTQALRALGNVELPDTAAELIADFGNLPADQQTALIDAMVTRNSYAKRLLSAIENKQVPETVLTTFAVGQLSRLKDKAVQDQLRKIYGTVTATDATRNRQIDQMKRMLTEDAIAGADLHAGKQVFVQKCATCHKLLNEGGTIGPDLTGGQRKSVEYFLENVISPNTLVPMAYKMSTIETIDGRVLAGVIESQDGQRVVLQTPKEKITLAKDDIEEITATGVSLMPEGLLDDLTHQQIIDLSAYFQSDFTPVQ
- a CDS encoding ASCH domain-containing protein; the protein is MVAYNFQSQFVDAIESGTKSHTVRRISKRRHAREGDRLQLYTGMRTKACRKILDPDPVCLKVQNIVLEVGDESIVAAEIDGTPVNDLAPFASSDGFESLETFHRFWRMFHGVGTFHGKLIAWGAECHE
- a CDS encoding DUF1559 domain-containing protein, giving the protein MKAKKESGFTLVELLVVIAIIGILVGLLLPAVQAAREAARRMSCSNNMKQIGLSLHNYHDTYRKLPPGIVTSNQLAWGTMILPFMEQGPLFDSLSTAGAFDQPWEDILEVTTNGVGNNPPLAQSPVSAFLCPSDPGGDLNRKLGGTGGIYFAKSNYVGVYSAYYNGSDPVATNGAGGSDRASIFTDNSATQFRDIIDGLSNTIMVAERCTIGGPAGSLWIGYQNDFGGSISGSISQFQVRMRMERSSNDTDYVINGSSAYNPSSLHPGGAQFIRGDASVTFMSESIPLRLQAALGTMDGGEVIGPY